DNA from Cytophagia bacterium CHB2:
GCACGCGCTCTTGATCCTCTTCGGAAAAAGTTTTGCGCAGGCGCTCTGCCCGAACGCGATCACGATTACTGATGTAAATCATGCCGGCGCCCATTTCGAGCAAGCTGAACAAAACTGCGGCGGCTGCCCCGCCCGCCCCCAGCACCAATACTTCTTCCTGTGCAACGTTAATTCCGGCGGATTCCAGCGTGCGCTGAAAGCCAATAACATCGGTGTTGTGACCCAACAGTACGCCGTTGGAGCTGATCACGGTATTCACGGCGCCCATGCGCTGCGCCCCCTCCTCCAAATCATCCAGCAACGGTATAA
Protein-coding regions in this window:
- a CDS encoding shikimate dehydrogenase, coding for MSVREKASSPVQRLAVIGDPISHSLSPLMQNFLIAHFDLPFQYEALRVSVNELPAVIARLRRGEFAGVNVTIPHKQAIIPLLDDLEEGAQRMGAVNTVISSNGVLLGHNTDVIGFQRTLESAGINVAQEEVLVLGAGGAAAAVLFSLLEMGAGMIYISNRDRVRAERLRKTFSEEDQERV